Proteins encoded together in one Coffea arabica cultivar ET-39 chromosome 2c, Coffea Arabica ET-39 HiFi, whole genome shotgun sequence window:
- the LOC140035349 gene encoding uncharacterized protein has product MSSQSEQADRSTTTAQPETTSLGVQLTEMLTKFGEMATEMAAQRKLIDELISSGVQPEPIPVKQPEQEPFVIPSTQVTVTPSFPIPPEGTFTYPTIHLPYTYPPDPSFFPTCMQGPQPQITSNIPPEPHTFYHTAAEPFLPDHIVQTKPEMGESFAPVDIKLLKRLDRFDEFMRKSQGLNKQGVLDYDKLCLFPNMQLPEGFKTPKFNKYDGTGNPKTYLRLFANKLGRPTDDENLPLRLFPESLEGDALDWYSKLKPEEAKTWLDLSNAFVKQYEYNCELAPTRTTLEGTKRKPSEDHKTYAKR; this is encoded by the coding sequence atgagttcacaatcGGAACAAGCAGATAGGTCTACTACTACCGCCCAACCTGAAACTACAAGTTtaggggttcagttgactgagatgcttactaagtttggtgaaatgGCTACCGAAATGGCGGCCCAAAGGAAGTTGAttgatgagctaattagcagcggagttcaacctgaacctATACCCGTTAAGCAGCCTGAgcaagagccatttgtcatcccttcaactcaagtcaccgttactccatctttccctattccacccgaaggaactttcacatatcccaccatacatttgccatacacttaccctcctgatccttcatttttccctacttgcatgcaaggcccacaaccccaaatcacttcaaacataccaccaGAGCCACATACTTTttatcacactgctgctgagccattcctacccgaccatattgttcaaaccaagccagaaatgggggaatctttcgctcccgttgatataaagctgctcaaacgccttgaccgttttgatgagtttatgaggaaaagtcaggggttgaacaaacaaggagtcTTGGATTACGATaagctttgccttttcccgaatatgcaattgcctgaggggttcaaaactccgaagtttaacaagtacgatggCACGGGTAATCCCAAAACATATCTCCgactgttcgccaacaagttgggtaggccaacagatgatgaaaatctgcctttgaggctattcccagaaagtttggagggggatgcactcgactggtattccaagctgaaacccgaagaagcgaagacctggcttgacttgtccaacgcttttgtaaagcagtacgagtataattgcgagctggctccaacacgaaccacgttggaagggacaaagaggaagccatctgaagatcacaagacttatgccaagaggtag